Within the Mycobacterium gordonae genome, the region CACCGATGCGCCGGAGGCACTCATGCGGCGGGTCCGATCAACTCGACCAGCACGCCGTCCGGCGCGTTGATCACCGCCATGGGAACGGTCTTGCCCGCCGGGGCGGGCATGGTGATCTGCCGAACGCCGTCGGTGAATCCCAGGTCGGCCAACGTGGACAGGGTGGGCGCCACCTCGCGCTGCAGGGAGAGCAGGAAGAACCCGTGCCGGGGCCCCGAGTACTCATGCGACGCCTCATCGGCACCGGACAACTCCACCAACTCGACGATGCCGCCGTCGGGCGCCTGGGGGTCCCCCAGGAAGATCGATCTCAACTGATCCGTCTTGGCCCCGAACAACTCTGGCCAGTCGCCGGTGAAGGTGTGGTCGAACAACTCGGTCAGCCCCAGCCCGTCCCGCCAGAAGCGCAGCGAACGCCCCACGTCGGCGGTACAGATCGCGGCGTGATGAACACCCAGCACGAATTCCCCTTCCGGTAGCGCAACCAGTATTACCGCCCCCGCGGCGACACCCGGACAGCGACCCTAAGTCCGGGACAGCGCGGCCAGCGTGCGATCCCACAGTTCGCCGGCCAGGACGGGGTTGTACGCCGCGCGGTTGGCCTTGGCGACCTTGTGCTTGGAGTAGTACTCCCCTGGCTGCCAGTCGACACCGGGAGCGCTTGAGGCCAGCCAGACCAGCTGTTCGGCCCCCTGGTCCACGGTGGCGGTGAATCGCGCCGTCACCGGAACATAGTTCTTCATGAAC harbors:
- a CDS encoding VOC family protein, which encodes MLGVHHAAICTADVGRSLRFWRDGLGLTELFDHTFTGDWPELFGAKTDQLRSIFLGDPQAPDGGIVELVELSGADEASHEYSGPRHGFFLLSLQREVAPTLSTLADLGFTDGVRQITMPAPAGKTVPMAVINAPDGVLVELIGPAA